Proteins found in one Bordetella genomosp. 9 genomic segment:
- a CDS encoding ABC transporter permease produces MTAYIIRRLLYGILILIGVNLFTFVLFFAVNTPDDMARLSIGGQRVSQDAIEKWKAERGYDKPLFLNTASDGASRFTDTIFYQRSVPLLRMDFGASDAGRDIGREIRTRMWPSLALAVPTFVLGLWASIAFSLLLVFFRATRLDFWGVVLCVVLLSISGLFYIIAGQWMFSKILSLVPYSGYAGGLDAVKFLALPVAVAVVSRLGPEARFYRTLFLEEISKDYVRTARAKGLTETAVLFRHVLRNALLPILTGTVATLPLLFMGSLIAESFFGIPGLGSYTIDAINAQDFSIVRAMVFLGSALYIVGLILADISYTLADPRVRFE; encoded by the coding sequence ATGACCGCATACATCATCCGCCGTCTCCTGTACGGCATCCTGATCCTGATCGGGGTGAACCTGTTCACCTTCGTGCTGTTCTTCGCGGTCAACACGCCGGACGACATGGCGCGGCTGTCGATAGGCGGGCAGCGCGTCAGCCAGGACGCCATCGAGAAATGGAAGGCCGAACGCGGCTACGACAAGCCGCTGTTCCTCAACACGGCGTCGGACGGCGCCTCGCGCTTCACCGACACCATCTTCTACCAGCGCTCGGTACCCTTGCTGCGCATGGACTTCGGCGCGTCGGACGCGGGCCGCGACATCGGCCGCGAGATACGCACGCGCATGTGGCCCAGCCTGGCGCTGGCGGTGCCGACCTTCGTGCTCGGGCTTTGGGCGAGTATCGCGTTTTCGCTGCTGCTGGTGTTTTTCCGCGCGACGCGGCTGGATTTCTGGGGCGTGGTGCTGTGCGTGGTGCTGCTGTCGATATCCGGACTTTTCTACATCATCGCGGGCCAATGGATGTTTTCCAAGATACTGAGCCTGGTGCCGTATTCCGGCTATGCGGGCGGCCTGGACGCGGTCAAGTTCCTGGCGCTGCCGGTGGCCGTCGCGGTGGTGTCGCGCCTGGGGCCGGAAGCGCGTTTCTACCGCACCCTGTTCCTGGAGGAGATCAGCAAGGACTATGTGCGCACCGCGCGCGCCAAGGGACTGACCGAGACGGCGGTGCTGTTCCGCCATGTGCTGCGCAATGCCCTGCTGCCCATCCTGACCGGCACCGTGGCGACGCTGCCCCTGCTGTTCATGGGCAGCCTGATCGCCGAATCGTTCTTCGGCATTCCCGGCCTGGGCAGCTACACGATAGACGCCATCAACGCGCAGGATTTCTCCATCGTGCGCGCCATGGTTTTCCTGGGATCGGCGTTGTACATCGTCGGCCTGATCCTGGCCGATATCTCCTACACGCTGGCTGATCCCCGCGTGCGTTTCGAGTAA
- a CDS encoding magnesium and cobalt transport protein CorA, which yields MQDPEALSSAPRDAGGPDAAPATGAATPGTEYNGEVVASISYVKGRRDVAVPIEQIHSYVGQSERLLWLGVKNPHPELLTRVGEELQLGPKAMEEIHEPHKRPKIIDYGNVVLVVAVTLEVDGDRPLFGETQLIIGDGFLFTVRRGSTAPYSALRERLEAAPELLARGSDYVASELLDFLVDRYVQAVTKLEGVVENAEQKLLIRGAKDTDIRRLYRQRRDLLRIHNAIAPMSEICRRLARVEMTAIDEHARPYFAEVADRVTRIDELVAALRDALAFAFEASLMIGQSQQNDTTRRLASWAAILAVPTAVAGIYGMNFQHMPELSWEYGYPVTLAGIGLACGLLYWRFRRAGWL from the coding sequence ATGCAGGATCCCGAAGCACTCTCTTCCGCGCCTCGCGACGCTGGCGGTCCGGATGCGGCGCCGGCCACGGGCGCGGCCACGCCCGGCACCGAATACAACGGCGAGGTCGTCGCTTCGATCTCCTACGTGAAAGGCCGGCGCGACGTCGCCGTGCCCATCGAGCAGATCCATTCCTATGTGGGGCAATCGGAGCGCCTGCTGTGGCTGGGCGTGAAGAATCCGCATCCCGAGCTGCTGACGCGCGTGGGCGAAGAACTGCAGCTGGGGCCGAAGGCCATGGAAGAAATCCATGAGCCCCACAAGCGCCCGAAGATCATCGATTACGGCAATGTCGTGCTGGTGGTCGCGGTGACGCTGGAAGTGGACGGCGACCGGCCGCTGTTCGGCGAAACGCAGCTGATCATCGGCGATGGTTTTCTCTTCACGGTTCGGCGCGGATCCACGGCGCCCTACAGCGCGCTGCGCGAACGCCTGGAAGCGGCGCCCGAGCTGTTGGCGCGCGGCAGCGACTATGTCGCCTCGGAACTGCTCGATTTCCTGGTCGACCGCTATGTGCAGGCGGTCACGAAGCTGGAAGGCGTGGTGGAAAACGCGGAACAGAAACTCCTGATCCGCGGCGCCAAGGACACGGACATCCGCAGGCTCTACCGGCAGCGGCGCGACCTGCTGCGCATCCATAACGCGATCGCGCCCATGTCGGAAATCTGCCGGCGGCTGGCGCGGGTGGAAATGACCGCCATCGACGAGCATGCCCGCCCGTATTTCGCGGAAGTGGCCGACCGGGTGACGCGCATCGATGAACTGGTGGCGGCGCTGCGCGATGCCCTGGCCTTCGCTTTCGAGGCCAGCCTGATGATCGGGCAATCGCAGCAGAACGATACGACCCGCCGCCTGGCGTCGTGGGCCGCCATCCTGGCGGTGCCTACGGCCGTGGCGGGCATCTACGGAATGAACTTCCAGCACATGCCCGAGTTGAGCTGGGAATATGGGTATCCCGTCACGCTGGCCGGAATAGGGCTGGCGTGCGGGTTGTTGTATTGGCGTTTTCGGAGAGCAGGGTGGTTGTAA
- a CDS encoding DUF72 domain-containing protein translates to MAEHRHVPGRASGAVRIGISGWRYAPWRGHFYPEGLPQDSELAYASRKVCTVEINGTFYSLQKPAFFEHWRDETPGGFVFAVKGPRYITHTLRLRNLDEPLANFFASGVLALREKLGPLLWQFPPTLQWDAGRVEPFLDMLPRDTVAAARMAGRHGARLDGRDLTETDARRPLRHAVEVRHPSFACPQFVDALRRRGIALVTADTAGKWPLLEDATADFAYIRLHGDQALYSSGYSAPAIADWARRIAAWARGATPRGARLAGPRTSATGPRDVYGYFDNDMKVMAPRDARALMSALRLPMEPVPER, encoded by the coding sequence ATGGCTGAACACAGGCACGTGCCTGGCCGCGCAAGCGGCGCCGTACGCATCGGCATCTCCGGCTGGCGTTATGCGCCGTGGCGCGGCCATTTCTATCCCGAGGGCCTGCCTCAGGACAGTGAGCTGGCCTATGCGTCGCGCAAGGTCTGCACCGTTGAAATCAACGGGACCTTCTACTCGCTGCAGAAGCCGGCGTTTTTCGAGCATTGGCGCGATGAGACGCCGGGCGGCTTCGTCTTCGCGGTGAAGGGCCCGCGGTACATCACGCACACCCTGCGACTGCGCAATCTGGACGAACCGCTGGCGAACTTCTTCGCGTCGGGCGTGCTGGCGTTGCGCGAGAAGCTGGGGCCGCTGCTGTGGCAGTTTCCCCCTACCCTGCAATGGGACGCCGGCCGCGTCGAACCTTTCCTGGACATGCTGCCGCGCGATACCGTCGCGGCGGCGCGCATGGCCGGCCGGCACGGCGCGCGACTGGACGGCCGCGACCTGACCGAGACCGACGCGCGGCGCCCGCTGCGCCACGCCGTGGAGGTCCGCCATCCCAGTTTCGCCTGCCCGCAATTCGTCGACGCGCTCAGGCGGCGCGGCATCGCGCTGGTGACGGCCGATACGGCCGGCAAGTGGCCCCTGCTGGAAGACGCCACGGCCGACTTCGCCTATATCCGCCTGCATGGCGACCAGGCACTGTACAGCAGCGGCTACAGCGCTCCCGCGATCGCCGACTGGGCACGCCGCATCGCGGCCTGGGCACGCGGCGCGACGCCGCGCGGGGCGCGGCTCGCGGGTCCGCGCACGTCGGCAACCGGGCCACGCGACGTCTATGGCTATTTCGACAATGACATGAAGGTGATGGCGCCCCGCGACGCCCGCGCCCTGATGAGCGCGCTGCGGCTGCCGATGGAGCCCGTGCCGGAGCGATAG
- a CDS encoding ATP-dependent helicase yields MSESPAANAAAPDPLADLNPSQREAAEYGASPEGAGPLLVIAGAGSGKTSTLAHRVAYLILKGADPQRILLLTFSRRAAIEMERRAGAVLQKVLRQQGQYGGIGAGMTPPALPWAGTFHAIGARLLREFAPRIGLAEAFTVHDRGDSEDLMGMLRHELGLSSTESRFPLKGTCLSIYSRVVNSQSPLDGILKDVYPWCAQWEEQLKRLFRAYVEAKQSQQVLDYDDLLLYWSEMMSHPEIAADVGGRFDHVMVDEYQDTNRLQAAILLGMKPDGKGLTVVGDDAQAIYSFRAATVRNILDFPGQFGAAPGGPRAKVVTLERNYRSTQPILDASNAVIAQARERHAKQLWTERKSSNLPKLVTVSDEAGQARWVADQVLAQREAGATLKSQAVLFRASGHSAAVELELTRRNIPFVKFGGLRFLEAAHIKDLMALLRWAQNPRGRMSGFRVAQLVPGIGPATAGKLLDAMDAATDPLTALDGFKPGNAAREDWQAFAQVYKDLCAPSLAWPADLDIALRWYAPHLERLYEDARVRKSDLDQLARIASGYGSRERFLTELTLDPPDATSAESGAPLRDEDYMILSTIHSAKGQEWKSVYVLNVVDGCIPSDMATGSAEEIEEERRLLYVAMTRAKEDLHLIVPQRFYVHQQTGMGDRHVYGSRTRFIPDGMASMFEFLPKLPELPASRAAAPAPVAQLDVGARLRKLF; encoded by the coding sequence ATGTCAGAGAGTCCCGCCGCCAATGCCGCCGCGCCCGATCCGCTCGCGGATCTGAACCCCAGCCAGCGCGAGGCCGCCGAATACGGTGCCTCGCCGGAGGGCGCCGGCCCGCTGCTGGTCATCGCCGGCGCGGGTTCCGGCAAGACCAGCACCCTGGCGCACCGCGTGGCCTATCTGATCCTGAAGGGCGCCGATCCGCAGCGCATCCTGCTGCTGACGTTCTCGCGCCGCGCCGCCATCGAAATGGAGCGGCGCGCCGGCGCGGTCCTGCAGAAGGTGCTGCGCCAGCAGGGCCAATACGGTGGCATAGGCGCGGGGATGACGCCCCCCGCGCTGCCATGGGCGGGCACTTTCCATGCCATCGGCGCGCGCCTGCTGCGCGAATTCGCCCCCCGCATCGGGCTGGCCGAGGCCTTCACCGTGCACGATCGCGGCGATTCCGAAGACCTGATGGGCATGCTGCGCCACGAGCTCGGATTGTCTTCGACGGAATCGCGATTTCCCCTGAAAGGCACCTGCCTGTCGATCTATTCGCGCGTGGTGAACAGCCAGTCGCCCCTGGACGGCATCCTCAAGGACGTCTACCCGTGGTGCGCCCAATGGGAGGAGCAACTCAAGCGCCTGTTCCGCGCCTATGTGGAGGCCAAGCAGTCGCAGCAGGTGCTGGATTACGACGACCTGCTGCTCTACTGGTCGGAGATGATGTCGCATCCCGAAATCGCCGCCGACGTCGGCGGGCGCTTCGACCATGTCATGGTGGACGAATACCAGGATACGAACCGCCTGCAGGCCGCCATCCTGCTGGGGATGAAGCCGGACGGCAAGGGCCTGACGGTGGTCGGCGACGATGCCCAGGCCATCTATTCCTTTCGCGCGGCCACCGTGCGCAACATCCTGGACTTTCCCGGGCAGTTCGGCGCCGCCCCCGGCGGGCCGCGGGCGAAGGTCGTCACGCTGGAGCGCAACTATCGTTCGACCCAACCCATCCTGGACGCTTCCAACGCCGTCATCGCGCAGGCGCGCGAACGGCACGCCAAGCAGCTGTGGACGGAGCGCAAGTCGTCCAACCTGCCCAAGCTGGTCACGGTCAGCGACGAAGCCGGCCAGGCCCGCTGGGTGGCCGACCAGGTGCTGGCGCAGCGCGAAGCCGGCGCCACGCTGAAGTCGCAGGCGGTGCTGTTCCGGGCTTCAGGACACAGCGCGGCCGTGGAGCTCGAACTCACGCGGCGCAATATTCCCTTCGTCAAGTTCGGCGGCCTGCGCTTCCTGGAAGCGGCGCATATCAAGGATCTGATGGCGCTGCTCCGATGGGCGCAGAATCCGCGCGGGCGGATGTCGGGTTTCCGTGTGGCGCAGCTCGTGCCCGGCATCGGGCCCGCGACCGCCGGCAAGCTGCTGGACGCGATGGACGCCGCCACGGATCCGCTGACGGCGCTCGACGGATTCAAGCCCGGCAACGCGGCGCGCGAGGACTGGCAGGCATTCGCGCAGGTGTACAAGGACCTGTGCGCCCCGTCGCTGGCATGGCCGGCCGACCTGGACATCGCCCTGCGCTGGTACGCGCCGCACCTGGAGCGCCTGTACGAGGATGCGCGCGTGCGCAAGTCGGACCTGGACCAGCTGGCGCGCATCGCCTCCGGCTACGGGTCGCGCGAACGCTTCCTGACGGAGCTGACGCTGGATCCTCCCGACGCGACGAGCGCGGAATCCGGCGCGCCGCTGCGCGACGAAGACTACATGATCCTGTCGACCATCCATTCCGCCAAGGGGCAGGAATGGAAGTCGGTCTACGTGCTGAACGTGGTGGATGGCTGCATCCCTTCCGACATGGCCACCGGCTCGGCGGAAGAAATCGAGGAAGAGCGCCGCCTGCTGTATGTCGCGATGACGCGCGCCAAGGAAGACCTGCACCTGATCGTCCCCCAGCGCTTCTACGTGCACCAGCAGACGGGCATGGGGGATCGCCACGTGTATGGTTCGCGCACGCGCTTCATTCCTGACGGAATGGCGTCGATGTTCGAGTTCCTGCCCAAGCTGCCGGAGCTTCCGGCGTCGCGCGCGGCCGCGCCGGCACCCGTCGCCCAGCTGGACGTGGGCGCCAGGCTGCGCAAGCTGTTCTGA
- a CDS encoding ABC transporter substrate-binding protein — protein sequence MGSIRRLWVTAALCVAALAGCGQESPINSPYPSGAEKDNTLYTAFTRNSPKFLDPASSYSVDETPFTYNVYETLYGYDYLARPYKLIPRAAAAIDVPTYLDAQGKVLPQDAPGQSIAESVYEIPIRPGIRFQPHPAFARNADGSYAYFPLRPGELDDKSAIPDFPQTGTRELTADDYVYAFRRLASPRIVSPIYSLMADYVIGMKDYGDHLRALDQQARAKLPPDARDLPWLDLRQIGFDGVTAPDPHTLRIRIKGKYPQFKYWLAMTFTAPVPWEAERFYSQPGMATRNLSLNTWPVGTGPYMMVESLQNRRHVLARNPNFHGEPYPCDGEPSDRAAGRLADCGKPTPFIDRVVFSIEKESTPLTGKFMQGYYDIPQVERGEYGVAMLVAAGDSPDKAARYRDHGIQLPTTVETQNWYMGFNWNDPVVGKGDTPEKQARNRKLRQAISIAFDWEEYIAIFENSQAAVAYGPVPPGVLGYKAAPEGINPVVYDTVDGKPVRKSIELARKLLAEAGYPGGRDAVTGEPLVLHYDAMTGMGASPMFDWIRRQLDKLGIQLDVRSTDYSRFQDKMRRGTAQMFMWGWNADYPDAENFLFLLYGPNAKASSGGENASNYENPEFDKLFDQMKFLDDGPEKAAIIDRMVAIVQRDAPWMFGYFPMSGGAYQQWVGNAKPTQMVRNTLQYMKLDPALRVRKIDEWNRPIWWPLGLLAVLIALAIWPSYRAMRRREKQTAFGDRAASTGEST from the coding sequence ATGGGGAGCATCAGGCGGCTTTGGGTCACGGCGGCGCTTTGCGTCGCCGCACTGGCGGGCTGCGGGCAGGAAAGCCCGATCAACAGTCCTTATCCGTCCGGCGCGGAAAAGGACAATACGCTTTACACCGCCTTTACCCGCAATTCGCCGAAATTCCTGGATCCGGCCAGCTCGTATTCGGTGGACGAGACGCCGTTCACCTACAACGTCTATGAAACGCTGTACGGCTACGACTACCTGGCAAGGCCCTACAAGCTGATCCCGCGCGCCGCCGCGGCCATCGACGTGCCCACGTACCTGGACGCCCAGGGCAAGGTGCTGCCGCAGGACGCGCCGGGCCAGAGCATTGCCGAAAGCGTCTACGAAATCCCCATCCGTCCGGGCATCCGCTTCCAGCCGCATCCCGCCTTCGCGCGCAATGCGGACGGCAGCTACGCGTATTTCCCGCTGCGTCCCGGCGAACTCGACGACAAGTCGGCGATTCCCGACTTCCCGCAGACGGGCACGCGCGAGCTCACCGCCGACGACTACGTGTATGCCTTCCGCCGGCTGGCCAGTCCGCGCATCGTCTCGCCCATCTATTCCCTGATGGCCGATTATGTGATCGGCATGAAGGACTATGGCGACCACCTCCGCGCGCTGGATCAGCAGGCGCGCGCCAAGCTGCCGCCGGACGCGCGCGACCTGCCCTGGCTGGACCTGCGCCAGATCGGCTTCGACGGCGTGACCGCGCCGGATCCGCATACCCTGCGCATCCGCATCAAGGGCAAGTATCCGCAGTTCAAGTACTGGCTGGCGATGACGTTCACCGCGCCGGTGCCCTGGGAAGCCGAGCGCTTCTACAGCCAGCCGGGCATGGCCACGCGCAACCTGTCTTTGAACACGTGGCCGGTGGGCACGGGGCCCTACATGATGGTGGAGTCGCTGCAGAACCGCCGCCACGTGCTGGCGCGCAATCCCAACTTCCATGGCGAACCCTATCCCTGCGATGGCGAGCCGTCGGACCGCGCCGCCGGGCGCCTGGCCGATTGCGGCAAGCCGACGCCTTTCATCGACCGGGTGGTGTTCAGCATCGAAAAGGAATCCACCCCGCTGACCGGCAAGTTCATGCAAGGCTATTACGACATACCGCAGGTCGAGCGCGGCGAATACGGCGTCGCCATGCTGGTGGCCGCCGGCGATTCGCCCGACAAGGCCGCGCGCTATCGCGACCATGGCATCCAGCTGCCCACCACGGTGGAAACGCAGAACTGGTACATGGGCTTCAACTGGAACGACCCCGTGGTGGGCAAGGGCGATACGCCGGAAAAGCAGGCGCGCAACCGCAAGCTGCGGCAGGCGATCAGCATCGCGTTCGACTGGGAGGAGTACATCGCGATCTTCGAGAACAGCCAGGCGGCGGTGGCCTATGGTCCCGTGCCGCCCGGCGTGCTGGGCTACAAGGCTGCTCCCGAAGGCATCAATCCGGTGGTCTACGACACGGTGGACGGCAAGCCCGTCCGCAAGTCCATCGAGCTGGCCAGGAAGCTGCTGGCCGAAGCCGGCTATCCGGGCGGCCGCGACGCCGTGACGGGTGAACCGCTGGTGCTGCACTACGACGCCATGACCGGCATGGGAGCCAGCCCGATGTTCGACTGGATACGCCGCCAGCTGGACAAGCTCGGCATCCAGCTGGACGTGCGCTCCACCGACTACAGCCGATTCCAGGACAAGATGCGGCGCGGTACGGCGCAGATGTTCATGTGGGGCTGGAACGCGGATTATCCGGACGCCGAGAACTTCCTGTTCCTGTTGTACGGGCCTAACGCGAAGGCGTCGTCGGGCGGCGAGAACGCGTCGAATTATGAAAATCCGGAGTTCGACAAGCTGTTCGACCAGATGAAATTCCTGGACGACGGGCCCGAGAAGGCGGCGATCATCGACCGCATGGTGGCCATCGTGCAGCGCGACGCGCCGTGGATGTTCGGCTACTTCCCGATGTCCGGCGGGGCCTACCAGCAATGGGTGGGCAACGCCAAGCCGACGCAGATGGTGCGCAATACCCTGCAGTACATGAAGCTCGATCCCGCGCTGCGGGTGCGCAAGATAGACGAATGGAACCGGCCCATCTGGTGGCCGCTGGGCCTGCTGGCCGTGCTGATCGCGCTGGCGATATGGCCTTCCTACCGCGCCATGCGCAGGCGCGAAAAGCAGACGGCATTCGGCGATCGCGCCGCTTCCACCGGGGAATCGACATGA
- a CDS encoding PA2169 family four-helix-bundle protein, with the protein MADRIVKVLNNLIETCKNGEKGFLAAAEDTKDAELRGLFQNRATDCASGAAELQAIVARLGGEPETSGSVAGAVHRGWVHLKAAVAGRTDASILEECERGEDVAKHDYTDALREPLPEDIRAVVQKQYEGVLRNHDQVRALRDRYRASA; encoded by the coding sequence ATGGCCGATCGTATCGTCAAAGTGCTGAACAACCTCATCGAAACCTGCAAGAACGGCGAGAAAGGCTTTCTTGCCGCGGCCGAGGACACCAAGGATGCGGAGCTGCGCGGCCTCTTCCAGAACCGCGCCACCGACTGCGCGTCCGGCGCCGCCGAACTGCAGGCCATCGTGGCGCGCCTGGGCGGCGAGCCGGAAACCAGCGGCAGCGTGGCCGGCGCCGTGCATCGCGGCTGGGTGCACCTGAAGGCCGCGGTCGCGGGCCGCACGGATGCGTCCATCCTGGAAGAGTGCGAACGCGGCGAAGACGTTGCCAAGCACGACTACACCGACGCCCTGCGCGAGCCCCTGCCGGAAGACATCCGGGCCGTGGTGCAGAAGCAATACGAAGGCGTGCTGCGCAACCACGACCAGGTGCGCGCGCTGCGTGACCGCTATCGCGCCAGCGCCTGA
- a CDS encoding thermonuclease family protein, which translates to MGVSRPIIAVVAAVASVGVAYCSAARGPAAKTETAYTLEGRIVRVADGDTVTLLGANNRQYKIRLASIDAPETGHGKEKPGQPFAQASRQHLESLVAGRTLTARCYEQDRYGRDVCDLPAADGETANRKQVAAGYAWANTTRHGEYLRDASLPAAERAAREARKGLWAQPGAIEPWVWRFQCWNERKCAVPGPSRP; encoded by the coding sequence ATGGGCGTATCACGGCCCATCATCGCCGTGGTTGCCGCGGTGGCGAGCGTGGGCGTGGCGTATTGCTCGGCGGCGCGCGGCCCGGCGGCGAAGACCGAAACGGCCTACACCCTGGAAGGCCGCATCGTCCGCGTCGCCGATGGCGATACGGTGACCCTGCTGGGCGCCAACAATCGCCAGTACAAGATCCGGCTGGCCAGCATCGACGCGCCGGAAACCGGCCATGGCAAGGAAAAGCCGGGCCAGCCCTTCGCGCAGGCTTCGCGGCAGCATCTGGAAAGCCTGGTGGCGGGCCGTACGCTGACGGCGCGCTGCTACGAGCAGGACCGTTATGGCCGCGACGTCTGCGACCTGCCGGCCGCCGATGGGGAAACCGCCAATCGCAAACAGGTGGCCGCGGGGTACGCCTGGGCCAATACCACGCGCCATGGCGAATATCTGCGCGATGCCTCGCTGCCCGCCGCGGAGCGCGCGGCGCGCGAGGCGCGCAAGGGCCTGTGGGCGCAGCCGGGCGCGATCGAGCCCTGGGTATGGCGATTCCAGTGCTGGAACGAGCGCAAGTGCGCGGTCCCCGGCCCGTCCCGGCCCTGA
- a CDS encoding ABC transporter permease yields MPLIVLLWTDVALYLIVVAVLAYGWHVRRTPTLRSTWLRVAHDGPAMCAAAVLAVFAVVGLLDSVHYRPRLPPLPDAAAGAPVAYAPSAKSLLDTLLAGTVLTRPEKTYSAPLAARQFTKETMLVDGQPVRDFPRLRAGAAHLKNPDTERWPDVAWRAGAGLAVGVAAALAIGGVLGLALGRRRASWRAGLRDLWRGDTDVRWRPMYVTLCAMCVVGGLLAGLATGYHPLGTDRTGNDVLWQAIKSVRTALVIGSLTTLSMLPPALGFGIAAGYFKGKVDDAITYLYTTLTSIPGVLLVAACVLMMQVYIDNNPTRFPTSAERADLRLFLLCLILGLTGWAGLCRLVRAEVLKLRELEYVQAARAFGVSKWGIMRRHLVPNVMHIVLITVVLEFSSLVLYEAVLSYLGIGVDPSMNSYGSMINSARLEMSMDPMIWWNLLTAFVFMLALVLSANLFADGVRAAFDPRARKFRARRTPVLAPPPTGGLFAISPVGAEGREVTRQQGDGR; encoded by the coding sequence ATGCCTTTGATCGTTCTGCTCTGGACCGATGTCGCCCTGTACCTGATCGTGGTCGCGGTGCTGGCGTATGGCTGGCATGTCCGGCGTACGCCGACCCTGCGGTCGACCTGGCTGCGCGTCGCGCACGACGGTCCGGCCATGTGCGCGGCGGCCGTGCTGGCGGTGTTCGCCGTCGTGGGCCTGCTGGATTCCGTGCATTACCGGCCGCGCCTGCCGCCGCTGCCCGATGCCGCCGCCGGCGCGCCCGTGGCCTATGCGCCGTCGGCCAAATCGCTGCTGGACACGCTGCTGGCCGGTACGGTGTTGACCCGCCCGGAGAAAACCTATTCCGCGCCGCTGGCGGCGCGCCAGTTCACCAAGGAAACCATGTTGGTGGACGGCCAGCCCGTGCGGGATTTTCCGCGTCTGCGCGCGGGCGCGGCGCACCTGAAGAATCCGGACACCGAACGCTGGCCCGACGTCGCCTGGCGCGCGGGGGCCGGCCTGGCCGTCGGCGTGGCGGCGGCGCTGGCGATCGGGGGCGTGCTCGGCCTGGCGCTGGGCCGCCGGCGCGCTTCCTGGCGCGCCGGTCTGCGCGACCTGTGGCGCGGCGATACGGACGTACGCTGGCGGCCCATGTACGTCACGCTGTGCGCCATGTGCGTGGTGGGCGGGCTGCTGGCGGGCCTGGCCACCGGCTACCATCCGCTGGGCACCGACCGGACCGGCAACGACGTGTTGTGGCAGGCCATCAAGAGCGTGCGTACCGCGCTGGTGATCGGCAGCCTGACGACGCTGTCCATGCTGCCGCCGGCGCTGGGTTTCGGTATCGCCGCCGGTTATTTCAAGGGCAAGGTCGACGACGCCATCACCTATCTGTACACCACGCTGACGTCCATTCCGGGCGTGCTGCTGGTGGCGGCCTGCGTGCTGATGATGCAGGTCTACATCGACAACAATCCCACGCGCTTTCCGACCTCGGCCGAACGGGCGGACCTGCGGCTGTTCCTGCTGTGCCTGATCCTGGGGCTGACGGGCTGGGCGGGGCTGTGCCGCCTGGTGCGCGCCGAGGTGCTGAAGCTGCGTGAACTCGAATACGTGCAGGCCGCGCGCGCCTTCGGCGTGTCGAAGTGGGGCATCATGCGGCGCCACCTGGTGCCCAACGTCATGCATATCGTGCTGATCACGGTGGTGCTGGAGTTCTCCTCCCTGGTGCTGTACGAGGCGGTGCTGTCGTATCTGGGAATCGGCGTGGACCCGAGCATGAATTCCTACGGATCGATGATCAATTCGGCGCGGCTTGAAATGTCGATGGATCCCATGATCTGGTGGAACCTGCTCACGGCCTTCGTGTTCATGCTGGCGCTGGTGCTGTCGGCCAACCTGTTCGCCGACGGCGTGCGCGCGGCTTTCGATCCGCGCGCGCGCAAATTCAGGGCGCGCCGCACGCCGGTGCTGGCGCCGCCACCCACCGGCGGCTTGTTCGCCATATCGCCGGTCGGCGCGGAAGGCCGTGAAGTCACGCGCCAGCAAGGAGATGGCCGATGA